Proteins found in one Arthrobacter pascens genomic segment:
- a CDS encoding AMP-dependent synthetase/ligase, which produces MREFSVPPLVVVPPETNITDLVLRQAAKPSNPALFSRLDPAGSWQDVSATDFLADVQALAKGLMASGVEAGDRVGIMSRTRYEWALVDFAIWFAGGISVPIYETSSPSQVAWNLGDSGAVAAFGEAAHHEDIIRQAATSEGLTALQHVWQLEGLGLDAVREAGRDVSDADLEARRSSANLNDIATIIYTSGTTGRPKGCELTHGNFVELSDNALEIIGEIVHENAKTIMFLPLAHVFARFISVLAMAAGTTVAHTPDIKNLLADLQSYEPTFILAVPRVFEKVYNSALTKAEDGGKGAIFHKAAETAIAFSKARQEGHVGLGLKLRHALFDKLVYSKLRAAMGGHVAHAVSGGGPLGERLGHFFQGIGLQVLEGYGLTETTAPVSVNTPALIKIGSVGKPLPGNSVKIADDGEILVKGVCVMQGYYKRDDLMAETFADGWFRTGDIGRLDDSGFLWITGRKKEIIVTASGKNVVPALLEDQIRADALVSQVLVVGDNRPFIGALVTLDQEALPGWLQRHGLPATTSLEEAVDNPVVKAAVQDLITHANGSVSQAEAIKSFRIVPSDFTEASGHLTPSMKVKRAQVMKDFDTVIEEMYGAVRS; this is translated from the coding sequence GTGCGCGAATTCAGTGTTCCGCCGCTGGTTGTTGTCCCCCCTGAAACGAACATCACTGATCTGGTGCTGCGGCAGGCCGCGAAGCCCAGCAACCCGGCCCTGTTCTCCCGGCTGGATCCCGCAGGATCCTGGCAGGACGTATCCGCCACGGATTTCCTGGCCGACGTCCAGGCCCTCGCCAAGGGCCTCATGGCCAGCGGCGTGGAGGCCGGAGACCGGGTGGGAATCATGTCCCGCACACGCTACGAGTGGGCCCTGGTGGACTTCGCCATCTGGTTCGCCGGCGGCATTTCCGTCCCCATCTACGAAACTTCATCCCCGTCCCAGGTTGCCTGGAACCTCGGCGACTCCGGCGCCGTTGCCGCGTTCGGCGAGGCCGCCCATCACGAGGACATCATCCGGCAGGCCGCGACGTCCGAGGGATTGACCGCGCTCCAGCACGTGTGGCAGCTCGAAGGCCTGGGGCTGGATGCTGTCCGCGAGGCCGGCCGTGACGTCAGCGACGCCGATCTCGAAGCCCGCCGCAGTTCAGCCAACCTCAACGACATCGCCACGATCATCTACACCTCCGGCACCACAGGAAGGCCGAAAGGCTGCGAGCTGACCCACGGCAACTTTGTTGAACTCTCCGACAACGCCCTCGAGATCATCGGCGAGATCGTCCATGAGAACGCCAAAACCATTATGTTCTTGCCCTTGGCACACGTTTTTGCGCGCTTTATCTCCGTCCTGGCCATGGCCGCCGGAACCACCGTGGCCCACACGCCGGACATCAAGAACCTCCTCGCGGACCTGCAGAGCTACGAACCCACCTTCATCCTCGCCGTGCCCCGCGTGTTCGAAAAGGTCTACAACTCGGCCCTTACCAAAGCGGAGGACGGCGGCAAGGGAGCCATCTTCCACAAGGCGGCGGAGACCGCCATTGCGTTCTCCAAGGCGCGGCAGGAAGGACATGTGGGCTTGGGCCTGAAGCTGCGGCACGCCCTCTTCGACAAGCTGGTGTACAGCAAACTGCGGGCTGCCATGGGCGGCCACGTCGCCCACGCAGTATCAGGTGGCGGCCCGCTGGGAGAACGCCTGGGCCACTTCTTCCAGGGCATCGGCCTGCAGGTCCTTGAGGGCTACGGGCTCACCGAGACCACCGCGCCCGTCTCGGTGAACACGCCGGCCCTGATTAAGATCGGGTCCGTGGGCAAGCCCCTTCCCGGCAACTCCGTCAAGATCGCAGACGACGGCGAAATCCTGGTGAAGGGCGTCTGTGTGATGCAGGGCTACTACAAGCGCGATGACCTCATGGCTGAAACTTTTGCCGACGGCTGGTTCCGTACGGGTGACATCGGGCGCCTTGATGACAGCGGCTTCCTGTGGATCACCGGCCGCAAGAAGGAAATCATCGTTACTGCAAGCGGCAAGAATGTCGTTCCGGCCCTGCTGGAAGACCAGATCCGGGCCGACGCCCTGGTCTCACAGGTCCTGGTGGTCGGCGACAACAGGCCCTTCATCGGAGCCCTGGTGACCCTTGACCAGGAGGCACTCCCTGGCTGGCTGCAGCGCCACGGGCTGCCGGCCACAACCTCGCTGGAGGAGGCTGTGGACAATCCCGTTGTCAAAGCTGCCGTGCAGGATCTCATCACGCATGCGAACGGCTCCGTCTCGCAGGCCGAGGCGATCAAGTCCTTCCGGATCGTTCCATCCGACTTCACGGAAGCGTCAGGCCACCTGACGCCGTCCATGAAGGTCAAGCGGGCCCAGGTGATGAAGGACTTCGACACCGTCATCGAGGAAATGTACGGCGCCGTGCGAAGCTGA
- a CDS encoding FHA domain-containing protein yields the protein MVGHKHNPADGDYGKGAAKASETTSIHLTPVTDEPTIAPKLSRDEHSSVEALPAGSALLVAHSGPNAGARFLLDSDVTTAGRHPDADIFLDDVTVSRRHVEFRRTARSFEVVDTGSLNGTYVNHDRVDSVELRSGSEVQIGKFRLTFYLSPARAAGRD from the coding sequence ATGGTTGGCCACAAACATAACCCTGCCGACGGTGACTACGGTAAAGGTGCGGCCAAGGCCTCGGAGACCACCTCGATCCATCTCACCCCGGTCACCGATGAGCCCACAATTGCGCCCAAGCTGTCGCGCGACGAGCATTCGTCCGTCGAAGCCCTGCCCGCAGGATCCGCGCTCTTGGTTGCCCACAGCGGCCCGAATGCCGGCGCCCGCTTCCTGCTGGACTCCGACGTCACCACGGCTGGCCGCCATCCCGACGCCGACATCTTCCTGGACGATGTGACTGTCTCCCGCCGTCACGTCGAGTTCCGCCGTACGGCACGCAGCTTCGAGGTGGTGGACACTGGCAGCCTCAACGGCACGTACGTCAACCATGATCGGGTGGACAGCGTTGAACTGCGGTCCGGGAGCGAAGTCCAGATCGGCAAATTCCGACTCACCTTCTACCTGAGCCCTGCCCGCGCTGCAGGCCGCGACTGA
- a CDS encoding ParA family protein, whose product MQVVSISSLKGGVGKTSVTTGLASAALAAGIPTLVVDLDPHADATTALGVQPGDHLDIGRMLKSPRRARLADNVVGSSWTARVHSNGSGPAVLDVAVGSAYTGIYDRPDLGRRDLRRLSSVLAGAENYELVLVDCPPSLNGLTRMAWSASDKVALVAEPGLFSVAGTERTMRAIQLFRQEFAPNLTPAGIVANRVRSGSSEHTYRLAEMESMFGELLLSPRIPEQANWQQIQGAAHPVHHWPGDSAKSAAALFDSLLENLLAVGSGLRSRSPR is encoded by the coding sequence GTGCAAGTAGTCAGCATCAGCAGCCTCAAGGGCGGAGTCGGCAAGACTTCCGTCACCACAGGATTGGCGTCTGCGGCGCTTGCCGCCGGCATCCCCACACTGGTGGTGGATCTGGATCCCCACGCGGACGCAACCACAGCCCTCGGCGTGCAGCCCGGCGACCACCTTGATATCGGCCGGATGCTCAAGAGCCCGCGCAGGGCCAGGCTCGCGGACAACGTGGTGGGCAGCAGCTGGACCGCCCGCGTGCATTCGAATGGTTCCGGGCCGGCGGTCCTTGACGTTGCCGTGGGTTCGGCCTACACCGGAATCTATGACCGCCCCGATCTTGGCCGCCGCGATCTCCGCAGGCTGTCATCCGTGCTGGCAGGCGCCGAAAACTATGAACTCGTCCTGGTTGACTGCCCTCCCTCCCTCAACGGCCTGACAAGGATGGCATGGTCTGCCAGCGACAAGGTGGCACTCGTCGCCGAACCGGGGCTGTTTTCCGTGGCAGGAACCGAACGGACCATGCGGGCCATCCAGCTCTTCAGGCAGGAATTCGCGCCAAATCTCACGCCGGCAGGCATTGTGGCCAACCGCGTCCGCAGCGGCTCCTCCGAGCACACGTACAGGCTGGCCGAGATGGAATCGATGTTTGGCGAACTCCTGTTGAGCCCCCGGATCCCGGAACAGGCGAACTGGCAACAGATCCAGGGCGCCGCCCACCCCGTGCACCATTGGCCCGGAGACTCCGCTAAATCGGCCGCCGCCCTGTTCGACAGCCTCTTGGAAAACCTCCTGGCCGTCGGCAGCGGGCTGCGGAGCCGCAGCCCGCGCTAG
- a CDS encoding pyruvate carboxylase, with the protein MFSKILVANRGEIAIRAFRASYELGAKTVAVFPNEDRNSIHRQKADEAYLIGEEGHPVRAYLDVAEVVRVAKESGADAIYPGYGFLSENPDLARAAKDAGITFVGPPAEVLELAGNKVSALEAARQAGVPVLNSSAPSKDLDELIAAADVIGFPIFAKAVAGGGGRGMRRVDTREALPEALQSAMREADAAFGDPTMFLEQAVLRPRHIEVQILADAEGNVIHLFERDCSIQRRHQKVVEIAPAPNLDEGIRQALYRDAVKFAKALNYVNAGTVEFLVDTVGERAGQHVFIEMNPRIQVEHTVTEEVTDVDLVQAQLRIASGETLADLGLSQETVQLKGAALQCRITTEDPANGFRPDVGKITGYRSAGGAGVRLDGGTVYSGAEISPHFDSMLVKLTCRGRDYPAAVARARRALAEFRIRGVSTNISFLQAVLDDAGFIAGDVATSFIDERPELLKARVSADRGTKLLTWLAEVTVNKPNGELTVHSDPAAKLPAVAEKKPAPGSRQRLLELGPEAFAQALRDQTAVAVTDTTFRDAHQSLLATRVRTRDLVAAGPAVSALLPELLSVEAWGGATYDVALRFLGEDPWDRLAALRKALPNVCLQMLLRGRNTVGYTPYPEEVTEAFVTEAAATGIDIFRIFDALNDVNQMAPAIRAVRATGTAVAEVALCYTGDLLDPDEKLYTLDYYLGLAQKIVDAGAHILAIKDMAGLLRPAAAARLVAALRERFDLPVHLHTHDTAGGQLATLLAAVDAGVDAVDVASASLAGTTSQPSASALVAALAHTPRDTGLSLAAVSSLEPYWEAVRRVYAPFESGLPGPTGRVYQHEIPGGQLSNLRQQAMALGLGERFEAIEDMYTAADRILGRLVKVTPSSKVVGDLALHLVGLNADPADFNENPQNYDIPDSVIGFLSGELGDPPGGWPEPFRTKALQGRSIKVRDVELSTEDSAALKSDSRTRQRTLNRLLFDGPTKDYLKSVETYGNISVLDTRDYLYGLQRGEEHEIQLEKGVRLIASLEAVSEPDEKGMRTVMCTLNGQSRPVVVRDRSVVSNVKAAEKADPAQQGHVAAPFAGAVTVTVKAGDTVNTGDTVATIEAMKMEASITTPVAGKVSRLAISAVEQVQGGDLLLVVE; encoded by the coding sequence ATGTTTTCCAAGATTCTGGTGGCCAACCGCGGCGAAATCGCGATCAGGGCCTTCCGCGCCAGTTACGAGCTGGGTGCCAAGACCGTTGCTGTTTTCCCTAACGAGGACCGAAACTCGATCCACCGTCAGAAGGCCGACGAGGCGTATCTGATCGGCGAGGAGGGGCACCCTGTCCGGGCCTACCTTGATGTGGCCGAGGTGGTGCGTGTTGCCAAGGAGTCCGGCGCGGACGCCATCTACCCCGGTTACGGTTTCCTCTCCGAAAACCCGGACCTGGCACGGGCCGCCAAGGACGCAGGCATCACCTTCGTCGGTCCGCCGGCCGAGGTGCTCGAACTCGCAGGCAACAAGGTTTCGGCCCTGGAAGCCGCCCGGCAGGCCGGCGTTCCGGTCCTGAATTCGAGTGCGCCGTCCAAGGACCTGGACGAGCTCATTGCCGCGGCTGACGTGATCGGCTTCCCCATCTTTGCGAAGGCCGTTGCCGGCGGTGGCGGACGCGGTATGCGCCGTGTGGACACCCGTGAAGCCCTGCCGGAAGCGCTGCAGTCCGCCATGCGCGAAGCAGATGCGGCGTTTGGCGACCCCACCATGTTCCTGGAGCAGGCCGTCCTCCGCCCGAGGCACATCGAGGTCCAGATCCTGGCAGATGCCGAAGGCAACGTCATCCACCTGTTCGAGCGCGACTGTTCCATCCAGCGGCGCCACCAGAAGGTCGTCGAGATCGCGCCCGCCCCCAACCTGGACGAGGGCATCCGTCAGGCCCTTTACCGTGATGCGGTCAAGTTCGCCAAAGCCCTGAACTACGTCAATGCCGGAACGGTCGAGTTCCTGGTGGACACGGTTGGCGAACGGGCCGGCCAGCACGTGTTCATCGAGATGAACCCCCGCATCCAGGTGGAGCACACCGTCACCGAAGAAGTCACAGATGTTGACCTGGTGCAGGCCCAGCTGCGGATCGCCTCCGGCGAGACCCTGGCGGACCTGGGCCTCTCCCAGGAGACGGTCCAGCTCAAGGGAGCGGCGCTGCAGTGCCGCATCACCACCGAGGACCCGGCCAACGGCTTCCGGCCCGACGTCGGGAAGATCACCGGTTACCGCTCGGCCGGCGGTGCCGGCGTAAGGCTCGACGGCGGAACCGTCTACTCGGGTGCCGAAATCAGCCCGCACTTCGATTCCATGCTGGTGAAGCTGACTTGCCGCGGCCGCGACTACCCGGCTGCCGTGGCCCGGGCCCGCCGTGCCCTCGCCGAATTCCGCATCCGCGGGGTATCCACCAACATCTCCTTCCTGCAGGCCGTACTGGACGATGCCGGCTTCATCGCCGGCGACGTCGCAACCTCCTTCATCGACGAGCGCCCCGAACTCCTGAAGGCCCGCGTCTCCGCTGACCGTGGCACCAAGCTGCTCACCTGGCTGGCTGAAGTCACGGTGAACAAGCCCAACGGCGAGCTCACCGTCCATTCGGATCCGGCAGCCAAGCTGCCTGCCGTTGCGGAAAAGAAACCTGCTCCAGGGTCCCGCCAGCGCCTCCTTGAGCTTGGACCGGAGGCGTTCGCCCAGGCCCTGCGCGATCAGACCGCAGTGGCTGTCACGGACACCACATTCCGCGACGCCCACCAGTCACTTTTGGCCACCAGGGTCCGCACCCGCGACCTCGTGGCTGCCGGTCCCGCGGTCTCAGCACTGCTGCCGGAACTTCTCTCCGTCGAAGCCTGGGGCGGGGCCACGTACGACGTTGCGCTGCGCTTCCTGGGTGAGGACCCCTGGGACCGCCTTGCCGCCCTGCGGAAAGCGCTGCCGAATGTCTGCCTGCAGATGCTGCTCCGTGGCCGCAACACCGTGGGCTACACGCCGTACCCCGAGGAGGTCACGGAGGCCTTCGTCACCGAAGCCGCCGCGACGGGAATCGACATTTTCCGTATTTTCGACGCGCTCAACGATGTCAACCAGATGGCTCCTGCCATCCGCGCCGTCCGCGCTACCGGTACGGCAGTAGCAGAAGTGGCGTTGTGCTACACCGGCGACTTGCTGGATCCGGATGAGAAGCTCTATACGCTGGACTACTACCTTGGACTGGCGCAGAAGATCGTGGACGCCGGCGCCCACATCCTGGCCATCAAGGACATGGCGGGCCTGCTCCGCCCGGCGGCAGCCGCCAGGCTTGTCGCTGCACTCCGGGAGCGGTTCGACCTTCCGGTCCACCTCCACACCCACGACACCGCAGGCGGCCAGCTGGCCACCCTGCTGGCTGCCGTGGATGCCGGCGTGGACGCCGTGGACGTTGCCTCGGCGTCGCTGGCCGGAACTACCAGCCAGCCGTCAGCCTCCGCCCTTGTGGCGGCGCTGGCCCACACCCCGCGGGACACCGGCCTCAGCCTGGCCGCCGTCAGTTCCCTGGAGCCGTACTGGGAGGCCGTGCGGCGCGTCTACGCGCCGTTCGAGTCAGGGCTGCCGGGACCCACAGGCCGCGTCTACCAGCACGAGATTCCGGGTGGCCAGCTGTCCAACCTGCGCCAGCAGGCCATGGCGCTGGGCCTGGGCGAACGCTTCGAGGCCATCGAGGACATGTACACCGCGGCTGACCGCATTCTTGGCCGCCTGGTGAAGGTCACCCCGTCCTCCAAGGTGGTGGGTGATCTCGCCCTGCACCTCGTGGGACTCAACGCCGACCCCGCTGATTTCAACGAGAACCCGCAGAACTACGACATCCCCGATTCCGTCATCGGCTTCCTGTCCGGCGAACTGGGTGATCCTCCGGGAGGCTGGCCTGAACCGTTCCGGACGAAGGCGCTCCAGGGCCGCAGCATCAAGGTCCGCGACGTTGAGCTCAGCACTGAGGACAGCGCCGCGCTCAAGAGCGACTCCAGGACCCGCCAGCGCACCCTGAACCGCCTGCTCTTCGACGGCCCCACCAAGGACTACCTCAAGAGTGTGGAAACGTACGGGAACATCTCGGTGCTGGACACGCGGGACTACCTGTACGGCTTGCAGCGAGGGGAAGAGCACGAGATTCAGCTGGAGAAGGGTGTCCGCCTGATTGCTTCCCTGGAAGCTGTCTCGGAGCCCGATGAAAAGGGCATGCGCACCGTCATGTGCACGCTGAACGGGCAGTCCCGGCCGGTAGTGGTCCGGGACCGTTCGGTGGTCAGCAACGTCAAGGCAGCGGAGAAGGCCGATCCTGCCCAGCAGGGGCATGTGGCCGCTCCGTTTGCCGGCGCCGTCACCGTCACCGTCAAAGCCGGCGACACCGTCAATACGGGAGATACCGTGGCCACCATCGAGGCGATGAAGATGGAGGCCTCCATCACGACGCCGGTAGCCGGCAAGGTCTCCCGGCTCGCCATTTCAGCGGTGGAACAGGTCCAGGGCGGAGACCTGCTCCTGGTGGTCGAATAG
- a CDS encoding ROK family glucokinase, with translation MYAPPPGEQAGPLRRPAPWRRRPPALQPRQRPGERFREHLRLGRKGLAIGVDIGGTKVAAGVVDADGRILSEARRSTPGSDPRAVEHVIVELVEELGAGHRIWSVGIGAAGWMDLDGGTVLFSPHLAWRNEPLRANLQRLLRRPVLLTNDADAAAWAEWRFGAGHGQNRLVCITLGTGIGGAMVMDGRVERGRFGVAGEFGHQIIMPGGHRCECGNRGCWEQYASGNALGREARILAQANSPVAQELLAAVDGRTEAISGAIVTELALAGDAASRELLVEVGEWLGLGLANLAAALDPGLFVIGGGLCSAGDLLVEPARRAFARNLTGRGFRPAAGIELAALGPSAGLIGAADLSRVSSRMRS, from the coding sequence ATGTATGCACCGCCCCCCGGCGAACAGGCCGGCCCGCTCAGACGTCCAGCACCTTGGAGGCGGCGCCCCCCGGCCCTGCAGCCTCGGCAACGGCCCGGGGAACGGTTCCGCGAGCATCTCCGGCTCGGCCGGAAGGGCCTGGCGATCGGCGTAGACATCGGCGGGACAAAGGTGGCCGCCGGCGTGGTGGATGCGGACGGCAGGATCCTCAGTGAAGCGCGGCGATCCACCCCGGGCAGCGATCCAAGGGCCGTGGAGCACGTGATTGTCGAACTTGTGGAGGAGCTCGGGGCAGGCCACCGGATCTGGTCGGTGGGCATCGGTGCGGCCGGGTGGATGGACCTCGACGGCGGCACCGTACTTTTCAGCCCCCACCTGGCCTGGCGCAATGAGCCGTTGCGGGCGAACCTGCAGCGGCTGCTCCGTCGGCCCGTGCTGCTGACCAACGACGCCGATGCGGCCGCCTGGGCGGAATGGCGCTTCGGAGCGGGGCACGGCCAGAACCGGCTCGTTTGTATCACCCTGGGCACCGGGATCGGCGGCGCCATGGTGATGGACGGGCGTGTTGAGCGCGGCCGTTTTGGTGTCGCCGGCGAATTCGGGCACCAGATCATCATGCCTGGCGGGCACCGTTGCGAATGCGGCAACCGGGGATGCTGGGAGCAGTACGCTTCGGGAAATGCGCTGGGACGGGAAGCACGGATCCTGGCACAGGCGAACTCACCTGTTGCGCAGGAACTACTCGCCGCTGTTGACGGACGCACGGAAGCTATCAGCGGAGCCATCGTGACCGAGCTTGCCCTGGCAGGTGATGCGGCGTCCCGCGAACTGCTTGTCGAGGTTGGTGAGTGGCTGGGTCTGGGGCTGGCGAATCTGGCGGCGGCGCTGGACCCGGGCCTGTTTGTTATTGGCGGCGGTCTCTGCTCAGCAGGGGACCTGCTGGTGGAACCTGCCCGCAGGGCATTCGCCAGGAACCTGACCGGCCGCGGCTTCCGACCGGCCGCAGGCATCGAGCTGGCCGCTTTGGGCCCCAGCGCGGGCCTGATCGGCGCCGCGGATCTTTCCCGCGTCAGCAGCAGGATGCGAAGCTGA
- the gcvH gene encoding glycine cleavage system protein GcvH, with amino-acid sequence MSNIPEDLSYTAEHEWVSAPNDDGVVRVGITDFAQDALGDVVYAQMPEIGTKIKANEVVGEVESTKSVSDIYAPVSGEVVARNDSLDTDSALINTDPYGDGWLIEVRLAEADALESLLSASEYEQQVG; translated from the coding sequence ATGAGCAACATTCCCGAAGACCTGTCCTATACGGCCGAGCACGAGTGGGTATCCGCCCCCAACGATGACGGCGTGGTGCGGGTGGGCATCACAGACTTCGCCCAGGACGCACTCGGAGATGTTGTCTACGCACAGATGCCGGAGATCGGCACAAAAATCAAGGCGAACGAAGTTGTGGGCGAAGTGGAGTCCACAAAAAGTGTGAGCGATATCTACGCGCCGGTCAGCGGCGAAGTGGTGGCCCGCAACGATTCCCTGGACACTGACTCGGCGCTGATCAACACCGATCCCTATGGCGACGGCTGGCTGATCGAAGTCAGACTCGCCGAAGCCGACGCCCTGGAGTCACTGCTCAGTGCATCCGAGTACGAACAGCAGGTAGGCTAA
- a CDS encoding MerR family transcriptional regulator: MSPKGEAGELKQPTSAGVAVSASGAQGLLFTEDLPVLDEDAGYRGPTACKAAGITYRQLDYWARTGLVEPAVRGAAGSGSQRLYGFRDILVLKVVKRLLDTGVSLQQIRSAVEHLRERGVEDLAQITLMSDGASVYECTSADEVIDLVQGGQGVFGIAVGRVWREVEGSLASLPSEHATDHSFPDDELSKRRAARKIG; this comes from the coding sequence GTGAGTCCCAAAGGCGAAGCAGGCGAGCTGAAACAGCCCACATCGGCTGGTGTTGCTGTGTCCGCAAGCGGTGCCCAGGGCCTCCTGTTTACCGAAGACCTTCCTGTCCTGGACGAGGACGCGGGCTACCGCGGACCCACGGCCTGCAAGGCAGCCGGCATCACCTACCGCCAGCTGGACTACTGGGCACGGACAGGCCTGGTTGAACCTGCCGTCCGCGGTGCAGCCGGGTCGGGTTCACAGCGGCTCTACGGCTTCCGGGACATCCTGGTCCTCAAGGTGGTGAAACGCCTCCTGGATACTGGAGTGTCGCTCCAGCAGATCCGCTCCGCAGTGGAGCACCTGCGTGAACGCGGTGTTGAGGACCTGGCACAGATCACCCTCATGAGCGACGGCGCCAGCGTTTACGAGTGCACCTCCGCGGATGAAGTCATCGACCTCGTCCAGGGCGGCCAGGGCGTCTTCGGCATCGCGGTGGGCCGTGTCTGGCGTGAAGTGGAAGGCAGTCTGGCGTCACTTCCCAGCGAGCACGCTACAGACCATTCCTTTCCCGACGACGAGCTGAGTAAGCGGCGCGCTGCACGCAAGATCGGCTGA
- the ftsR gene encoding transcriptional regulator FtsR — translation MAQPERRGPQVLNIGEVLAQLSGDFPGMTASKIRFLEEKGLINPRRTPAGYRQYSDGDVERLRFVLALQRDQYLPLKVIKDYLDAIDRGERPENLPPGVVVSPRIVSDELAAELQNRGRKLTEEQLRTESGASVPLLQSLLSFGLISHSNGTFDEHALQVARACVQLESHGLEPRHFRPFQAAAEREFGLVERAVAPLASRKDSASQARAAEAAREISDLCLTLHRALVQDHISRMDI, via the coding sequence ATGGCACAACCGGAACGCCGTGGACCCCAGGTCCTGAATATCGGGGAAGTCCTCGCACAGCTGAGCGGCGACTTTCCAGGGATGACTGCGTCAAAAATCAGGTTCCTTGAGGAAAAGGGACTGATTAATCCGCGCCGCACTCCGGCCGGCTACCGGCAATATTCCGACGGCGACGTCGAGCGCCTCCGTTTTGTCCTGGCGCTGCAGCGGGATCAGTACCTTCCCCTGAAAGTCATCAAGGACTACCTTGATGCGATCGACCGGGGAGAGCGCCCCGAGAACCTGCCGCCCGGCGTCGTTGTTTCGCCACGCATCGTTTCGGACGAACTGGCGGCGGAGCTTCAAAACCGCGGGCGGAAGCTGACCGAAGAGCAGCTCCGGACCGAATCCGGGGCAAGCGTGCCACTGCTCCAGTCGCTGCTGAGCTTCGGGTTGATCAGCCACAGCAACGGCACGTTTGATGAGCATGCCCTGCAGGTGGCCCGTGCGTGCGTGCAGTTGGAAAGCCATGGCCTGGAACCGCGGCACTTCCGTCCGTTCCAGGCAGCCGCGGAACGTGAGTTCGGACTCGTGGAGCGGGCGGTTGCACCCCTGGCTTCGCGGAAAGATTCGGCGTCCCAGGCGCGGGCGGCGGAAGCGGCCCGCGAAATCAGCGACCTCTGCCTCACACTGCACCGGGCCCTGGTGCAGGACCACATCTCACGCATGGACATCTGA
- a CDS encoding bifunctional nuclease family protein, translating into MIEVEIVGVRIELPSNQPLVLLREIHGERHVPIWIGTPEASAIALAQQGVVPPRPMTHDLLVDVVESLGHSVVSVNIVAVEDNIFYGQLQFENGTTVSSRASDALAIALRAKCRIWCADSVMDEAGVRITEHDEGEDTEPGPTVDEERELRRFREFLDDVEPEDFDG; encoded by the coding sequence ATGATCGAAGTAGAGATCGTAGGCGTTCGGATCGAACTGCCGTCGAACCAGCCTCTGGTCCTCCTCCGCGAGATCCACGGCGAACGTCACGTGCCCATCTGGATCGGCACGCCGGAGGCCAGCGCCATCGCCCTGGCGCAACAGGGGGTTGTGCCTCCGCGGCCCATGACCCACGACCTCCTCGTGGACGTTGTGGAATCCCTGGGACACTCAGTCGTCAGCGTAAACATCGTGGCGGTGGAAGACAACATCTTCTACGGTCAGCTGCAGTTCGAGAACGGAACCACCGTAAGTTCACGGGCCTCCGATGCCCTGGCCATCGCGCTGCGGGCAAAATGCCGCATCTGGTGTGCTGATTCGGTCATGGATGAAGCGGGTGTCCGGATCACGGAGCACGACGAGGGCGAAGACACCGAGCCGGGGCCCACCGTGGACGAGGAGCGCGAACTTCGCCGCTTCCGCGAGTTCCTGGACGACGTGGAGCCGGAGGATTTCGACGGCTGA
- a CDS encoding Fpg/Nei family DNA glycosylase produces the protein MPELPEVAGLAGFLDEHLRGTVLSKVQIVSFAVLKTADPPYTALLGRPVTGVRRFGKFVSIDADGLSFVFHLARAGWVRFTDSPTDIQLKMGKGNIAARLAFTGAAGARGMDLTEAGTKKSLAVYVVRDPQEVQGIAALGPDPFSREFDADTLAEILGSSSQQVKGLLRSQSVIAGIGNAYSDEILHAARISPFAVAKSLDRDSVQVLYDAIHSILGTALTEAQGKPPNELKDAKRSHMRVHARTGQACPVCGDTVREVSFADTSLQYCPTCQTKGKILADRRTSKFLK, from the coding sequence ATGCCGGAGCTCCCCGAAGTCGCAGGCCTGGCAGGTTTCCTGGACGAGCACCTGCGCGGAACGGTGCTCAGCAAAGTCCAGATCGTCTCTTTTGCTGTGCTGAAGACCGCGGACCCGCCCTACACGGCCCTCCTTGGCCGGCCGGTGACCGGTGTGCGCCGTTTCGGGAAATTCGTGAGCATCGATGCTGACGGCCTGTCCTTCGTTTTTCATCTCGCCAGGGCAGGGTGGGTCCGGTTCACGGACTCCCCCACTGACATCCAGCTCAAGATGGGTAAGGGAAACATTGCGGCGAGGCTGGCCTTTACCGGGGCCGCGGGTGCCCGCGGCATGGACCTCACCGAGGCCGGGACCAAAAAGAGCCTGGCTGTCTACGTGGTGCGTGACCCGCAGGAGGTGCAGGGGATCGCAGCCCTGGGTCCGGATCCGTTCAGCAGGGAGTTCGACGCCGACACACTCGCGGAGATCCTGGGATCCAGCTCCCAGCAGGTCAAGGGCCTCCTGCGGAGCCAGAGCGTTATTGCCGGAATCGGGAACGCATACAGCGATGAAATCCTGCATGCGGCCAGGATTTCCCCTTTTGCGGTAGCCAAGTCCCTGGACCGGGATTCGGTGCAGGTCCTTTACGATGCCATCCACAGCATCCTGGGGACGGCCCTGACGGAAGCGCAGGGCAAACCGCCCAACGAGCTCAAGGACGCTAAACGGAGCCACATGAGAGTCCATGCCCGGACCGGGCAGGCTTGCCCGGTGTGCGGCGACACCGTCCGTGAAGTCTCCTTCGCGGACACTTCCCTGCAGTACTGCCCCACCTGCCAGACCAAGGGCAAGATCCTCGCGGACCGCAGAACGTCAAAGTTCCTTAAATAG